The following proteins are encoded in a genomic region of Thermocrinis sp.:
- a CDS encoding flagellar basal body-associated FliL family protein yields the protein MFDLGVFTVNLADANTDAYARVAITLELSNEKVRQEVDKRLPIIKDAIIDVISSKTSDFVKTPEGRESLWYQEHILY from the coding sequence ATGTTTGACTTGGGCGTATTTACAGTAAATCTGGCGGATGCCAACACGGACGCTTATGCGAGAGTAGCAATAACTTTAGAGTTGTCCAACGAAAAGGTAAGGCAAGAAGTAGATAAGAGGCTGCCTATTATTAAGGATGCCATAATTGACGTGATAAGTAGTAAGACCTCTGATTTTGTCAAAACTCCAGAAGGCAGAGAATCTCTGTGGTATCAGGAACATATACTTTACTGA
- the fliP gene encoding flagellar type III secretion system pore protein FliP (The bacterial flagellar biogenesis protein FliP forms a type III secretion system (T3SS)-type pore required for flagellar assembly.) → MLYTGIALIISLLLWEVSYAQNQLLPNIEIKVGTGQLDTSIRLLILLTILSLAPSILIMTTSFIRIVIVLSLIRQALGVPTVPPNQVIVSLALFLTFFVMKPVFESINQEALQPLLRNEITDQVFFERTSLILKEFMAKHTKKESIKVLLDVSDMKEEEKKSIKSYQDIPLSVLIPAFMISEISVAFQIVFLLYLPFLIIDLVVASVLISMGILMIPPQIIYLPFKLMLFVLANGWELVILSLVRSYQ, encoded by the coding sequence ATGTTATACACAGGGATAGCATTGATAATTAGCCTTTTACTATGGGAAGTGAGCTACGCTCAGAATCAGCTTCTGCCAAATATTGAAATAAAGGTTGGCACTGGACAGTTGGATACATCCATAAGACTTTTAATCCTTTTGACTATTCTTTCCCTTGCTCCTTCCATTCTTATAATGACTACCTCCTTTATAAGGATAGTGATAGTTCTCTCTTTGATAAGACAAGCCTTGGGTGTTCCCACAGTCCCCCCAAACCAAGTGATAGTTTCCCTTGCTCTATTTTTAACCTTCTTTGTTATGAAACCTGTGTTTGAAAGTATCAACCAGGAGGCTTTACAGCCACTGTTAAGAAATGAGATAACTGATCAAGTCTTCTTTGAGAGAACCTCGCTAATCCTGAAGGAGTTCATGGCTAAGCATACCAAAAAAGAAAGCATCAAGGTTCTACTGGATGTGTCTGATATGAAGGAAGAAGAAAAGAAGAGTATCAAGTCTTACCAGGATATACCCCTAAGTGTGCTAATACCTGCCTTTATGATAAGCGAAATAAGTGTTGCCTTTCAGATAGTGTTCCTGCTTTATTTACCTTTTCTCATAATAGACCTTGTAGTAGCCTCCGTCCTTATATCCATGGGTATTCTCATGATTCCGCCCCAGATCATATACTTACCCTTTAAGCTCATGCTCTTTGTCCTGGCCAATGGTTGGGAACTTGTTATACTTTCTCTAGTAAGGAGCTACCAATGA
- the fliQ gene encoding flagellar biosynthesis protein FliQ produces MSPELILSMGQRMLEMAFILAALVLIATFLVGLIVSILQSATQIQEMTLSYIPKLIAAYVTILVLGAWMLNKLLDFTKELIINIPVWLK; encoded by the coding sequence ATGAGCCCTGAGCTTATTCTGTCTATGGGACAGAGAATGTTAGAGATGGCTTTTATACTGGCTGCTCTTGTACTAATTGCAACCTTTTTAGTAGGCTTAATCGTTAGCATATTGCAATCGGCTACCCAAATACAAGAGATGACCCTTAGTTATATTCCAAAGCTAATAGCAGCTTACGTTACAATTCTTGTCCTTGGTGCATGGATGTTGAATAAACTCTTAGATTTTACCAAGGAGCTTATCATAAACATCCCCGTTTGGCTGAAATGA
- the fliR gene encoding flagellar biosynthetic protein FliR gives MIIFDLNSLLTLFLLHVRILSFLLVVPFFGRELLPNTFKVFLATALSLTLFMYADIKPLDFPTIGHFYFSVLKEFLFGFFSGLFLRFIFDAVMIAGEVISVNMGIAIATLFLPQQPQTSVMSVFFMLFFTSLFLAIGGPEMVFLALVSSLKKVPLGGFDLYSVNLETFLSLFYESFNLGVWLSLPIVLSMLLLNLVLAVVNRFIPQVNVFIVGLPLQIFLGFLLLVVLFPLLSYLLSSHLKEYMIEFIKVAGG, from the coding sequence ATGATAATCTTTGATCTGAATAGCCTTCTAACTCTTTTTTTGCTACATGTGAGGATCCTATCTTTCCTTTTAGTCGTTCCCTTTTTTGGAAGGGAACTCCTTCCCAATACGTTCAAAGTTTTTTTAGCCACAGCCCTTTCCCTAACACTTTTTATGTATGCGGATATAAAACCTTTAGATTTTCCAACTATAGGACATTTTTATTTTTCCGTGTTGAAGGAGTTTCTGTTTGGATTTTTCAGTGGTCTCTTCCTCAGGTTCATTTTTGACGCAGTGATGATAGCAGGGGAGGTAATAAGCGTAAACATGGGTATAGCTATAGCCACACTTTTTTTGCCACAACAGCCTCAAACCTCTGTTATGTCTGTCTTTTTCATGCTATTCTTTACTTCCCTTTTTCTTGCCATTGGTGGTCCAGAGATGGTCTTTCTGGCTTTGGTCAGCAGTCTAAAAAAAGTGCCGTTAGGTGGTTTTGATCTTTACTCTGTGAACTTAGAAACTTTTCTAAGCTTATTTTATGAAAGCTTTAACTTGGGAGTGTGGTTGTCCCTTCCCATAGTTTTAAGCATGCTTTTACTAAATTTGGTGCTTGCTGTGGTCAATAGGTTTATTCCCCAAGTAAATGTGTTTATAGTGGGTTTACCTTTGCAAATATTTTTGGGCTTTTTATTACTTGTAGTTCTTTTCCCTCTCTTATCCTACCTCTTGTCCAGTCATCTGAAAGAGTATATGATAGAGTTTATTAAAGTAGCTGGAGGTTAG
- a CDS encoding DUF2905 domain-containing protein — translation MEMGKILIMLGIFLIIFGGILILFEKVPFGFGKLPGDIVFKKDGFTFYFPIVTSLIISVLLTLILNLVFWLLKK, via the coding sequence ATGGAAATGGGAAAAATTCTCATTATGTTGGGAATTTTTTTGATAATCTTTGGGGGAATCCTTATACTGTTTGAAAAAGTGCCCTTTGGCTTTGGAAAGCTGCCGGGAGATATAGTGTTTAAGAAGGATGGCTTTACGTTTTATTTTCCTATAGTTACATCTTTGATAATAAGTGTCTTACTTACCCTTATCCTAAACCTTGTGTTTTGGTTGCTTAAAAAATAG
- a CDS encoding class I SAM-dependent methyltransferase produces MEVFDQYAKNYDLWYEKPFGNSAFRLEVSCLERVLDPFSSSLEVGVGSGRFAKALGIPYGLDPSIELLRLAKRRGVVGILGRAEALPFKESSFDLVLMVVSVCFFQKPLSAFEEARRVLKRDGGLVLGLVLSESPWANFYREKAKKGHPIYSHARFYSFGELSYMLNQTHFRIEKIYTTLFEEPQDQEPLKNQEIREGFWKEGGFFCIKARKLSL; encoded by the coding sequence ATGGAAGTGTTCGACCAATACGCTAAGAACTACGATCTTTGGTATGAAAAACCCTTCGGAAACAGTGCCTTTAGGCTTGAGGTATCTTGTCTTGAGAGAGTTTTAGATCCTTTTTCCTCATCCCTTGAGGTGGGGGTAGGAAGTGGTAGGTTTGCCAAGGCCCTTGGGATTCCCTATGGCTTGGACCCTTCAATAGAGCTTCTAAGGTTGGCAAAGCGAAGGGGCGTTGTTGGGATTCTCGGAAGGGCAGAGGCTTTGCCCTTCAAGGAATCAAGCTTTGACTTGGTTCTCATGGTAGTTTCTGTATGCTTTTTTCAAAAGCCTTTAAGTGCCTTTGAAGAAGCTAGGAGGGTTTTAAAAAGGGATGGGGGCTTGGTGCTTGGGCTTGTTCTCTCAGAAAGCCCTTGGGCGAACTTTTACAGAGAAAAGGCAAAGAAAGGACATCCCATTTACTCCCATGCAAGGTTTTACTCCTTTGGAGAACTCTCCTACATGCTAAACCAGACCCACTTCAGAATTGAAAAAATATACACCACACTCTTTGAGGAACCCCAAGACCAAGAACCCTTGAAAAATCAAGAAATCAGGGAAGGTTTTTGGAAAGAGGGAGGCTTTTTCTGCATAAAAGCTAGAAAGTTAAGCTTATAA
- a CDS encoding 4a-hydroxytetrahydrobiopterin dehydratase yields MSEEGLRHYNPEEVLEKIKEEIPQWLYKDGCIVREINTKNWKETVMLFNAIAYLAESLWHHPDVELGFKRLRIKLKTH; encoded by the coding sequence ATGTCAGAAGAAGGATTGAGGCACTACAACCCTGAAGAGGTCCTTGAAAAAATAAAGGAAGAAATTCCCCAATGGTTATATAAAGATGGTTGCATTGTTAGAGAGATAAACACCAAAAACTGGAAGGAAACTGTAATGCTTTTCAACGCTATAGCCTATCTTGCAGAGAGCTTGTGGCATCATCCTGATGTAGAACTTGGCTTTAAAAGGCTGAGGATAAAGCTAAAGACCCATTAG
- a CDS encoding Fur family transcriptional regulator, which translates to MLDYKERLEEFVRACKKKGLKITPQRLAVYEILLKREDHPTVEEIYEEVKEIYPFVSLATVYRTVETLEEMGFIRKVAYWGNSVRYDANIQEHDHLVCILCGSITDLKIDVGCEVPQEVNGFKVLSHSLYMYGVCPLCQKKD; encoded by the coding sequence ATGTTAGATTACAAGGAAAGATTGGAAGAGTTTGTTAGGGCTTGTAAGAAAAAGGGATTAAAGATAACTCCCCAAAGATTGGCAGTTTACGAAATTCTCCTAAAGAGGGAAGACCATCCTACCGTAGAGGAAATATACGAAGAAGTTAAAGAAATTTACCCCTTTGTTTCTTTGGCTACGGTTTATAGGACGGTGGAAACTTTGGAAGAGATGGGCTTTATAAGGAAAGTAGCCTACTGGGGAAATTCGGTAAGATACGATGCGAACATTCAGGAACACGATCATCTTGTATGTATCCTCTGCGGGTCCATAACTGATCTGAAAATAGATGTAGGTTGTGAAGTGCCCCAAGAAGTGAATGGCTTTAAAGTTCTGTCCCATTCACTTTACATGTATGGGGTGTGCCCCCTATGTCAGAAGAAGGATTGA
- a CDS encoding CDP-alcohol phosphatidyltransferase family protein: MSYLTRELKPYFEKGLAPLIDTIAKLKVHPNLLTVLGLVFVCVGSYLLFLESHLLSFFFLLIGALCDALDGAVARRGQNDSSFGAFIDSLTDRFSDAIPFVAIALSSQDRILTFLSIMAILLSFGVSYARARAEGLGYELKVGLFERTERWIVLLIGILFEEIYLTLVVLVIGSSITLFQRVYTFMKISRR, from the coding sequence ATGAGCTATTTAACAAGGGAACTAAAACCTTACTTTGAAAAGGGACTTGCACCACTTATAGACACAATAGCAAAGCTTAAGGTCCATCCCAACCTATTAACCGTTTTAGGTTTAGTCTTTGTATGCGTTGGCTCTTACCTGCTGTTTTTGGAAAGTCACCTTCTAAGTTTTTTTTTCTTATTGATTGGTGCCCTCTGTGATGCTTTGGATGGTGCGGTAGCAAGAAGGGGACAAAACGATAGTTCCTTTGGTGCCTTTATTGATTCTTTGACGGACAGATTTTCTGACGCTATACCTTTCGTAGCCATAGCTCTTTCCTCACAGGATAGAATTTTGACCTTCCTTTCAATTATGGCAATACTTCTTTCTTTCGGTGTGAGCTACGCAAGAGCAAGGGCTGAGGGCTTAGGCTACGAGCTGAAAGTGGGACTTTTTGAAAGGACTGAAAGGTGGATAGTTCTTCTAATTGGCATTCTTTTTGAAGAAATCTACTTAACCTTGGTGGTGCTTGTCATAGGCTCTTCAATAACTTTGTTTCAAAGGGTTTATACTTTTATGAAAATCTCAAGGAGGTAA
- a CDS encoding pyridoxamine 5'-phosphate oxidase family protein, translated as MISRELIDTMKNLGVFPAVLSTVDKDGNIHLVFITWVHPVDDRTLRFALSSNAKSAKNILETGRASLMVFNTNMALALYGRAKIVLERIEEVKFPVSVFELSLERVEDTLFPGGTVTGPIPFAHTGDLVKASELDELVLSALRK; from the coding sequence ATGATATCAAGGGAACTGATAGATACTATGAAAAATCTCGGAGTTTTTCCGGCGGTTCTTAGCACTGTAGATAAAGATGGGAATATACATCTTGTGTTTATCACCTGGGTCCATCCTGTAGACGACAGAACTTTAAGATTTGCCCTAAGCTCAAATGCAAAGAGTGCAAAAAACATACTGGAAACGGGAAGGGCTTCTTTGATGGTCTTTAACACAAACATGGCCCTTGCCCTATACGGAAGGGCAAAGATAGTATTGGAGAGAATAGAGGAGGTAAAGTTCCCTGTTTCGGTTTTTGAACTATCCTTAGAGAGAGTAGAGGATACCCTGTTTCCAGGTGGAACGGTAACTGGACCTATACCCTTTGCTCATACAGGCGATTTGGTAAAAGCTTCAGAACTGGATGAGCTGGTTTTATCTGCTTTGAGGAAATAG
- the bamA gene encoding outer membrane protein assembly factor BamA, with protein MRKVALALLLSFGWLYAQTIERIEIEGAKYVPEEIIRGLIRIKEGFSYDPSAIREDIRRLYRTGFFDSIEVEEERVGDKVILVYKVKDLPVIYKIEFVGNRKIKADELEKRIGIETEVGKIDIEELTRDYTSSPAIEEKVEVQRRLKLGRVLSREEMEIVKSRIVQAYEKEGYTNVQVSYELVPKKGASKLVYKIVEGEPEYVSDIEIKGNKSFKKSKLLGIMQTKPPSLLAFRLKPPFSEEILKEDIRKIEEFYRSEGFLEVQTSYEIKKENNKYKVVIQITEGKRYKLKGIKIEGNTYFSERELLGNALKKNKGSFYRNAVIDSVLKNIKTKYSQIGFLNVSSDKQEQIDNEKGEVLVLIRIYEGEPVYARRIEVKGNYETRDYVIRRELKVQEGDLINQRELERSRTRIFNLGYYQDVEIDLSPSEKNRWDIEAKIRERFTGQFSVGLGYNQVSGVSGFLSLRKGNFLGTGDIAGFSMSFGGKIKDNSLSYTRKWFLNQPLDLSGSLYDRRLEYTTYTVSRTGLDLILSREFREYWRISGGISAQVVKYSDISPNASPIIRQEEGTRQSRKLIFGLSRDTRDNYLFPTKGSLTEIGYTIALPFAGGTERFNKITLSHQTFLQDTLFDTGLVFNFRGSLGMVEPYGGKTIPLDERFFVGGDFTIRGYKYGYAGPLDPNTLEPIGSKKQFLLSVEANYPLYKNILYGSVFYDTGLGFNELKELKAENLRGGYGIGIRFITPFAPIKLDWAFKTKRVPGDTSKSRIHFVLGVFF; from the coding sequence TTGCGTAAGGTAGCATTAGCACTTTTACTTAGCTTTGGATGGCTTTATGCACAGACGATAGAAAGGATAGAGATAGAAGGGGCCAAGTATGTACCAGAAGAGATCATAAGGGGCTTGATCAGAATCAAAGAAGGCTTTTCCTACGATCCGTCAGCCATAAGGGAAGATATAAGGCGTCTTTACAGAACTGGCTTCTTTGATAGCATAGAGGTGGAGGAAGAGAGGGTTGGAGACAAGGTGATCCTCGTTTATAAGGTAAAGGATCTGCCAGTGATATACAAGATAGAATTTGTGGGCAACAGAAAGATAAAGGCGGACGAGTTGGAAAAAAGGATAGGAATAGAGACTGAGGTTGGAAAGATAGACATAGAAGAGCTAACAAGAGACTACACTTCTTCACCTGCCATAGAAGAAAAGGTTGAAGTGCAAAGGAGGTTAAAGCTTGGGAGAGTATTAAGCAGAGAGGAGATGGAAATCGTAAAGAGTAGAATAGTCCAAGCTTATGAGAAGGAAGGATATACAAATGTGCAGGTCTCTTATGAGCTTGTGCCAAAGAAAGGTGCATCAAAGCTGGTTTATAAAATAGTGGAGGGAGAGCCAGAATACGTAAGCGATATTGAAATAAAAGGAAACAAAAGCTTTAAAAAGAGTAAGCTATTGGGTATCATGCAGACAAAGCCACCAAGTCTTTTGGCCTTTAGGCTAAAACCACCATTCAGTGAAGAAATCTTGAAAGAGGACATCAGAAAAATTGAAGAATTCTACAGATCTGAGGGTTTTTTGGAAGTGCAAACTTCTTACGAAATAAAAAAGGAGAACAACAAATACAAAGTGGTAATACAGATAACAGAAGGGAAAAGATACAAGCTAAAGGGAATAAAAATAGAGGGAAATACTTATTTTTCTGAAAGAGAACTTTTAGGGAATGCCTTGAAAAAAAATAAAGGTAGTTTTTACAGAAACGCTGTAATAGATAGTGTGCTTAAAAACATAAAGACTAAGTACTCGCAGATAGGCTTTTTGAACGTTAGCTCTGATAAACAAGAGCAGATAGATAATGAAAAAGGGGAAGTGCTTGTCCTTATAAGGATTTACGAAGGGGAACCTGTGTATGCGAGGAGGATAGAAGTAAAGGGCAACTACGAAACAAGGGATTACGTAATCAGAAGGGAGCTAAAAGTCCAAGAGGGAGACCTTATAAACCAAAGAGAGCTGGAAAGGTCAAGAACGAGAATATTCAACTTAGGATACTATCAGGACGTGGAAATAGACCTATCTCCATCCGAAAAGAATAGGTGGGACATAGAAGCAAAAATAAGGGAAAGGTTTACTGGACAGTTTTCCGTAGGGCTTGGATACAATCAAGTGAGTGGAGTATCTGGATTTTTGTCTCTCCGAAAGGGCAACTTCTTGGGCACGGGCGACATTGCGGGATTTTCTATGTCTTTTGGAGGTAAAATAAAGGACAATTCCCTTTCCTACACCAGAAAGTGGTTTTTAAACCAACCACTAGACTTAAGTGGTTCTTTATACGACAGAAGGTTGGAATACACTACCTATACCGTTTCAAGGACAGGCTTAGACTTGATACTTTCAAGGGAGTTTAGAGAGTACTGGAGGATAAGCGGGGGAATTAGCGCACAGGTTGTGAAATATTCTGATATTTCTCCTAATGCATCGCCCATAATACGTCAAGAGGAAGGCACAAGACAGTCCCGCAAGCTAATTTTTGGCCTTTCAAGAGATACAAGGGATAATTATCTTTTCCCAACAAAAGGCTCACTAACAGAGATTGGATACACAATTGCCTTACCCTTTGCAGGAGGCACGGAAAGATTTAACAAGATAACCCTATCCCATCAAACCTTCCTCCAAGACACTCTCTTTGATACAGGTCTTGTTTTCAACTTCAGAGGTTCCTTAGGTATGGTTGAACCTTACGGAGGAAAAACCATACCCTTGGATGAGCGGTTCTTTGTGGGCGGAGACTTCACAATCAGGGGTTACAAATACGGATACGCTGGTCCCTTGGACCCAAACACCTTGGAGCCGATAGGATCAAAGAAACAGTTTCTACTGTCCGTAGAAGCAAACTATCCCTTGTATAAAAACATACTCTACGGTTCTGTGTTTTACGATACGGGTCTTGGATTTAATGAATTAAAGGAACTAAAGGCCGAAAACTTGAGAGGTGGATACGGCATAGGTATAAGATTCATAACTCCTTTTGCTCCGATTAAGCTTGATTGGGCTTTTAAGACAAAGAGAGTGCCTGGGGACACATCCAAAAGCAGAATACACTTTGTTTTAGGCGTTTTCTTCTAG
- the purM gene encoding phosphoribosylformylglycinamidine cyclo-ligase codes for MHRLTYKQAGVDIEKADSFVEFIKNKTKELKSQAILFGSFASGVLLEGYKKPVIMMTTDGVGTKLKVAQQMNVHHTVGIDLVAMNVNDLITSGAKPLGFMDYIATGKLDLDVLKKVIEGIIEGCRLSEMPLVGGETAEMPGFYPEGVYDLAGFCVGVCEEDRLITGKDIKPGDVLIGLPSSGFHSNGYSLLRKVLELKRIDYETYLEEFNKTVGEVLLEPTRIYWKEVKTLLEKGIQIKGMAHITGGGIPGNVVRVLPEGTKAVVEEKNIPINPIFQWIQKLGNIEKQEMFRVFNMGVGFVLISDQMNAEKVLSEIPDAFILGFVKSGERRVEIA; via the coding sequence ATGCATAGACTAACATACAAACAGGCTGGTGTGGATATAGAAAAGGCAGATAGTTTTGTAGAGTTTATAAAAAACAAAACGAAAGAGCTTAAATCCCAAGCTATCCTCTTTGGCAGTTTTGCCAGTGGTGTTTTGCTTGAAGGATACAAAAAGCCCGTGATTATGATGACTACCGATGGTGTGGGAACTAAGCTAAAAGTTGCCCAACAGATGAACGTCCATCACACCGTGGGCATAGACCTTGTGGCAATGAACGTAAACGACCTTATAACCTCCGGCGCAAAACCGTTAGGATTTATGGACTACATAGCTACAGGGAAGTTGGATCTGGACGTGCTAAAAAAAGTTATAGAAGGTATAATAGAAGGGTGCAGGCTTTCTGAAATGCCCCTTGTGGGAGGAGAGACCGCAGAGATGCCCGGTTTTTACCCAGAGGGAGTTTATGACCTTGCGGGCTTTTGTGTAGGAGTATGCGAAGAGGATAGACTGATAACAGGAAAGGATATAAAACCGGGGGATGTTTTAATTGGACTGCCTTCCTCTGGCTTTCACAGCAACGGATACTCCCTTTTGAGAAAGGTCTTGGAACTAAAAAGGATTGATTATGAGACGTATTTAGAAGAGTTTAACAAAACGGTGGGAGAGGTCCTCCTTGAGCCCACGCGTATATACTGGAAAGAAGTTAAAACTTTGCTTGAGAAAGGCATTCAAATAAAGGGGATGGCTCACATAACCGGCGGTGGAATACCTGGCAATGTAGTTAGAGTCCTCCCGGAGGGAACAAAGGCGGTTGTAGAAGAAAAAAACATCCCAATAAATCCTATCTTTCAGTGGATCCAAAAACTTGGTAATATAGAAAAACAAGAAATGTTTAGGGTGTTTAACATGGGAGTTGGTTTCGTTCTTATCAGTGATCAGATGAACGCTGAGAAGGTTCTATCTGAAATACCCGATGCCTTTATTTTGGGTTTTGTAAAATCTGGAGAAAGGAGAGTAGAGATTGCGTAA
- the thpR gene encoding RNA 2',3'-cyclic phosphodiesterase produces MVRIFVGFFTTKAIQEHVEKIKEQADDFIKGKWVEPQNYHMTFHFIGEVPEEKVMDIIKGVQEVSQRHKEIKIKYKSLGVFPDLDRARVLWIGVSEGENGLKALAKDVYHTNRKLGIKTDSKPFHPHLTICRMKEYDKKKLKALLKKYENTNFGEDVVDRISIIRSSLTSVGPIYSVLEEFYLNA; encoded by the coding sequence GTGGTTAGAATCTTTGTAGGCTTTTTTACTACTAAGGCCATTCAGGAGCATGTGGAGAAAATAAAGGAGCAAGCGGATGACTTTATAAAGGGCAAGTGGGTAGAGCCTCAGAATTATCACATGACTTTTCACTTCATAGGAGAGGTGCCAGAGGAAAAGGTCATGGATATAATAAAGGGTGTTCAGGAAGTGTCCCAGAGGCACAAGGAAATAAAGATAAAGTATAAGTCCTTGGGGGTGTTTCCGGATTTAGATAGAGCAAGGGTGCTTTGGATTGGAGTCTCAGAAGGTGAAAACGGACTAAAAGCCTTAGCAAAAGATGTTTACCATACTAATCGAAAGCTCGGTATAAAAACCGATAGCAAACCCTTCCATCCCCACTTAACCATCTGCAGAATGAAGGAGTACGACAAGAAAAAACTGAAAGCTCTTTTGAAAAAATACGAAAATACAAACTTTGGCGAGGATGTTGTGGATAGAATATCCATCATAAGAAGTTCCTTAACTTCTGTAGGGCCTATATACTCTGTGTTGGAGGAGTTTTACCTAAATGCATAG
- the secG gene encoding preprotein translocase subunit SecG, with amino-acid sequence MYYLLLALFILVAVLLILVVLMQRGRGDVGSAFGGMGQGVFGPGGVDTILTKATYWLGFILMGLALLIGLFHPSKKGSLLEDESKRPTTNTQQSSPKGQATPSGTPSEGKTP; translated from the coding sequence ATGTACTATTTGTTGCTTGCGCTATTTATATTAGTCGCAGTGCTACTTATCTTGGTCGTTTTGATGCAGAGGGGTAGGGGGGATGTGGGAAGCGCCTTTGGCGGTATGGGACAGGGTGTGTTTGGTCCTGGCGGTGTGGATACCATACTCACAAAGGCTACCTACTGGCTCGGTTTTATCCTTATGGGTTTAGCGTTGTTGATTGGGCTATTTCATCCTTCAAAAAAGGGGTCCCTTTTGGAAGATGAAAGTAAAAGACCTACTACTAACACCCAGCAAAGTTCCCCAAAGGGACAGGCAACTCCTTCTGGCACACCTTCTGAAGGTAAAACCCCCTGA
- the prmC gene encoding peptide chain release factor N(5)-glutamine methyltransferase, translating to MKVKDLLLTPSKVPQRDRQLLLAHLLKVKPPELYLRMDQEVSENSLEEYWKSLSKLEEGYPLQYLLGEWDFYGRTFKLKEGVLIPRPETELLVEKTLELLDKNKKYIGLEIGVGSGCIAITLLLEREKLFMYGTDINPDALEISQLNAQIHGVSHRLKLLEGKDFEPVKSMKFDFIVSNPPYIPERYWESFPKALKLEGKTSLIGGEKGWEFYERFSKEVGDHLKENGFFALEIGHDQGAVIEEIFKDFQLKIFKDYTGQDRVVIGWRC from the coding sequence ATGAAAGTAAAAGACCTACTACTAACACCCAGCAAAGTTCCCCAAAGGGACAGGCAACTCCTTCTGGCACACCTTCTGAAGGTAAAACCCCCTGAACTTTATTTAAGGATGGATCAAGAAGTTTCAGAAAATTCTCTGGAAGAATATTGGAAAAGCTTAAGCAAGTTAGAAGAAGGTTATCCTTTACAGTATCTACTTGGGGAATGGGACTTTTACGGCAGGACTTTTAAACTTAAAGAGGGCGTCCTAATCCCGAGGCCAGAAACGGAGCTTCTGGTAGAGAAAACTTTAGAACTCTTAGACAAAAACAAAAAATACATAGGCTTAGAGATCGGCGTAGGTAGTGGATGTATAGCTATTACCTTGCTTTTGGAAAGGGAGAAGCTTTTTATGTATGGCACAGACATAAACCCAGATGCTTTGGAGATTTCCCAGTTAAATGCACAAATTCACGGAGTTTCCCACAGGCTTAAACTGCTTGAGGGGAAGGATTTTGAACCAGTAAAAAGTATGAAGTTTGACTTTATCGTTTCAAATCCACCTTACATACCAGAGCGCTATTGGGAAAGCTTTCCGAAGGCTTTAAAACTTGAAGGAAAGACTTCCCTAATAGGGGGCGAAAAAGGTTGGGAATTCTACGAGAGGTTTTCAAAGGAGGTGGGGGATCATCTGAAAGAAAATGGTTTTTTTGCCTTGGAGATAGGGCACGATCAAGGGGCTGTGATTGAGGAAATCTTTAAAGATTTTCAGCTTAAGATCTTTAAAGACTATACTGGTCAAGATAGGGTAGTGATAGGATGGAGGTGTTAG